The window TGTAACTTGCTTGAGAATGTGACTAGAGAGTGTGGGTTTGGGGTTACTGGAATGGTTTCGATCAAGAGATTCTTTTATGATGCGTACTCAAAGTCTGTGNAAAGCTCGGAGTCTTGGGAAGACTCGTGGAGGCACTTGAAGTTCCTTTGATCCGTGTCAATGCAGCTAGAGTCTTGAGAAACTTGTGCATATATTCTGGACATGAATGCTTTCCCGACCTGAGATTCATTAAAACAGCAGCGCCTACNATGGTGTGAAGATGGATATGGTGAGCTTTGCTATGGAGCTTGTGGGATCCAACTGTTCTGATGAACAGCTCATTGGAGCTAGGATTCTTAGGCAGTTTGTGGTAAATGAGCGGTTCGCAGAGGATACACTTGAGAAGATTGGAATCAACTTACCCGTCATTGAAAGGTTTGTTCTTTACAAAGTtaaattgtcaaattttgtagAGAACTTTATTATATTGCGATTGCAGGTTGGAAAATGAAACGAAGCAGATCTCTTCCTTtcaataaatattgaaaattctgAACTTTTATCCTCCAGGTTGGTGGAGATGCTGAACTGGAAAGAtatgcaagaagaagagattaggAGATCCTCAGCTGAGATACTCTCAAAACTCGCTGGCAAAAAACAGAACTCTCTCAGAGTTGCCGGAATCTCTGGTGCGATGGAATCGATTTCATCACTGTTACAGAACACCAGATCTTTAGGTGAAGCTCCTGATGAGATTGGAGAGAAGGACATATTCCACGACCATCATCTACAGTACGATTTCTGGAGGTTCAACAATTTGGGCCTTTTGATTCTAAAGAAATTATCCAGAGATCATGACAACTGTGGAAAAATAGGTAACACAAGAGGGCTTCTCCCAAAGATCATTGACTTCACGCACACAGACGTAACACTCTTGAAAGAAGAGAATGCAGATATGGTTCTGTCACGAGTCCAGACAGTGAAACGGTCCCTGCAGCTAGTGAAAATGTTAGTAAGCACAAGTGGCAACACCGGGAAATGTCTAAGGAGAGAGATCTCAGAAATCGTCTTCACAATCAGCAGCTTGAGAGACATACTGCGCCATGGAGTGAGATACCCAAAACTACAGAAGTTAGGGATTGAGATCCTGAGCTTCCTCGCGCTTGAGGCTGATGCGCGGGAAAGAATTGGTGTTACTGGAGGTGTCTTGAAAGAGTTGTTTAACATCTTCTtggaaagaaaaacacatgTGGATGAGAATGAGAGCCGAGTCAGAATCGCTGCAGGTGAAGCTATAGCGATGCTTGCTTTGGAGAGCAGAAGCAACTGCGTCCACATTCTAAAGCTCGGAGTCTTGGGAAGACTCGTGGAGGCACTTGAAGTTCCTTTGATCCGTGTCAATGCAGCTAGAGTCTTGAGAAACTTGTGCATATATTCTGGACATGAATGCTTTCCCGACCTGAGATTCATTAAAACAGCAGCGCCTACGGTGAGTATGCATGTCTGTCGGAACAAAAACTGTGCCAACCTCGTTatgtttaaaactatataaaacttGTTATGTTTACTTGCAGGTGTTGAAGTCAATAACATCAGGAGACAACAAATTACTGGAAGTGATGCTAGGATTAGCAGCACAAGTGTTCAACTTAATGAGTTCAGAAGAAGCAAGCATTGTTCTGACGGATTCAGGGATCACAAAGCTAGAACTTGCGAACTCACTGGTTTCGATATTGAAAAAGCATGACAAGCCAGCGATCAAAGTTCCAAGAATCAGGAGGTTTGTGGTCGAGCTTGCGATATGGATGATGGAAGATGATGTGGAGACTGTTCTGATGTTCAGAGATTTGAGTATGGAGAGAGAGCTCGAGAAAGTTCTGGAAACTACGGCTGAGCTCGAGAACTTCGATGTTTTCTCTGGTGCAGTTGGAGTGAGTCGCCAGAGCAGAACGGTTCACTGGCTAGCTGAATTGGCTTTAAAAAGGCTCGAGGATGAACAATCATAAGTATCATCTTCCAAGCTCTCTGTATTAGAATGTTTTTAACTACTCCTATAAAACTAACTGGGAATATCTTAAGGGCTTGATCAAGCTCTTAATCTGCTTcaagatcttcaagaactctGAGTGATTCAAAAGACACCGAAGTTTTTGATGTAACTCTTGTAAAGATGATGGAGATGAATATATAAGTGAGTTGAGATCTGAACTCATTAAAACTCCCCGTgtcttttttgattttaaagttaGATCATATTAGAAAAGAGAAGCAAGATTCCCAAGAGTAAGCAAGTTTAAGAGGTGCTACTcattgagagagagagtacaaaGAGTGAGAATAACAAGACTCAAACAGAGTTTAATTAATCCTAACAAAGCTGAAACAGAGAAGAGTTTGATCCTAACAAGTAAACGTTTTTAAGGATAATGTTTCTTATAACCTCTCTTCCTGCTTGTGGTGGCGGACTAATTGAACACCTCAGCAGATTCAACAGAGATCGTTGTTGTGTCTGGACTATCAGGAGAATAGTCAGGGTCACTCTTTGTCTGATCAGCAtcattgatctcttcttcctcttctagtATGACGCTTTCAAGAGAACCCTCATTGTTCTCACTCTCTGACCCATCAGAGATTTCTTCCACTTCAACGGCTGCACGAATCTCCTTGCAGCCTCCGTGACCGAATATACTCACTTCATAGCGTCTGTAACCATCAAAGACAAAACTCAAGAACTCACCATCTTTGAGGTCATTATCCGCCACAAAATTGGTCCAGCCTCGTTCAAAATACACTTGCTCTTGCCTGCTCTTCATTGCTACTTTCCAAATCTTTCCACCAGTTCCCATGAGAATGGCAGTCTTGGGCAACGGACGCGGCAAGTGTTCGTAGTACGAAACTGGTATCATCTGCTCAACACACAAAAATTGACTCATCAGcagcagaaaaagaaaaaccagagACTCTGTCTGCAGCCGAGGCTTTCAACatccaaaaagaaacaataaggTTAACAAACAGTTCAAAAACCCTACAAGATGCGGTTAAACTAGGGATTTGTACAAGCAAGCAACCctcttcttcaaaaaaatttgaacattaAAGAAAAATCTGAGCAAAGTAAGCCTCTACATATCTACTTTTTGACTCATTCTCAACCATATTCAAACATGTCTGATGTAAACATAAAATCTTAAGCTTTAAGTAGTAAAGAAAGTTACAATGTTGGTTCAGATCTCACTCACATCACCACAGAACAtatgcacaaaaaaaaacagatttttccATGAAAAGACCAGTCAAGACAGAGAAAAAAACTCACCAAGGAGTCAGAGCTGTAATGGGAAAGATAGACACTGAAGAAACGAGGAAAATAGACACTGAAGAAACGAGGAAGAACATCACCGGAAGCCATGGAGGTCGTAGGAACTGTGAGAGAGAGACGGAGAGAAAGAGAGCAGAGGAGTtagtgaaaaatatgaaaagctAGGAAAATTTAAGAGAGTTTGGGAACCATGAGAAGAGATTCTTACCAAGAAGCTAGTCTTTCTAGTCTTCTCTTTGATTGTGATACGAACAAGAGGAATTGAGAGAGGGATAtcaaagtgagagagagagaaatggtaGCAGAACACAGTTAATGTATGTCCTTTCTCTTGGTACAGCCAATGAGAAAGTAGCATTGCTCTTACCactttcttctattttgttctttattttttcttaggATTTGAAAAAGAGATTTAGTAGCTTGGGAGTTATTAATGTTGCATGTCAAAACAGAGTCTAGCCAGCAACATATTCGAGATTATGGTTATTGAGGAGCTTCTTTAACTGTTTAGCATTACTAGCTAATGTTAATTTCACTATcagtgaaaagaaaattaaaataaagcgAGTGTGACagagacttgagagagagatggtgttggtttgttttactttttactttattaCCATTTGATTTTCAAAACAACCCCACATTTTGTACTATACAAGAGTCAATGATAGCAGAGCagtaaatagaaaaagaagagtcAACACCAAAATCTGAGTCTTTGAGTAAAAGCTTTATCGAGTTCTGCACTCAAATTAACTTTTGTTGATATTctcattggaaaaaaatatgttcagtcagaagaaacaaaccaaTGGATAACCTTAGTAAGTTAACCAAtcactgagtttttttttttttttaattatgattagtgAAGATATGATTTCGTTAGCTTAGGCTCCGTTAACATTTTCTGTATTACTGGTTTTGTTTATCTAAACACTTGCGGACAAAACAATGTGATTAAGAATCTCATACCAGAAATTAACTAGGCACATACTGTATCTGTACTCATCAAAATTGTTACCCAAATTAAGATTCTCATAATAGAACTTTACACTAGAGTGAAATTAACTCTGTTCTATTAGA is drawn from Camelina sativa cultivar DH55 chromosome 1, Cs, whole genome shotgun sequence and contains these coding sequences:
- the LOC104720693 gene encoding B3 domain-containing protein At3g06220-like, giving the protein MASGDVLPRFFSVYFPRFFSVYLSHYSSDSLMIPVSYYEHLPRPLPKTAILMGTGGKIWKVAMKSRQEQVYFERGWTNFVADNDLKDGEFLSFVFDGYRRYEVSIFGHGGCKEIRAAVEVEEISDGSESENNEGSLESVILEEEEEINDADQTKSDPDYSPDSPDTTTISVESAEVFN